In Mycobacterium stomatepiae, the following are encoded in one genomic region:
- the purM gene encoding phosphoribosylformylglycinamidine cyclo-ligase: MTDPGKSPGEEPGSQGITYASAGVDIEAGDRAVDLFKPLAAKATRPEVLGGLGGFAGLFALRGDYREPVLAASSDGVGTKLAVAQAMDKHDTVGLDLVAMVVDDLVVCGAEPLFLQDYIAVGRTVPERVAAIVGGIAEGCVRAGCALLGGETAEHPGLMEPDHYDISATGIGVVEADDILGPDRVKPGDVIIAMGSSGLHSNGYSLARSVLLEIDRMNLAGYVEEFGRTLGEELLEPTRIYAKDCLALAAETQVRTFCHVTGGGLAGNLQRVIPHGLVAEVDRGTWTPAPVFAMIAQRGRVERAEMEKTFNMGVGMIAVVAPEDTDRALAILTARHLDCWVLGTICKGGKEGPRAKLVGQHPRF, translated from the coding sequence ATGACGGATCCCGGAAAAAGCCCCGGCGAAGAACCGGGCAGTCAGGGCATTACTTACGCGTCGGCCGGGGTGGATATTGAAGCCGGTGACCGCGCGGTCGATCTGTTCAAGCCGCTGGCGGCAAAAGCCACCAGACCCGAGGTGCTTGGCGGGTTGGGCGGATTCGCCGGCTTGTTCGCACTGCGTGGCGACTACCGCGAGCCGGTGCTGGCGGCCTCCAGTGACGGCGTCGGCACCAAGCTGGCGGTAGCGCAGGCGATGGACAAGCACGACACCGTCGGCCTCGACCTGGTGGCGATGGTGGTCGACGACCTCGTCGTCTGCGGTGCCGAACCGCTGTTCCTGCAGGATTACATCGCCGTCGGCCGCACCGTGCCCGAACGAGTGGCAGCGATCGTCGGCGGCATAGCCGAGGGATGCGTCCGGGCCGGGTGTGCACTGCTGGGCGGCGAGACCGCCGAGCACCCCGGTTTGATGGAGCCCGACCACTACGACATCTCCGCGACGGGTATCGGCGTGGTCGAGGCTGACGACATCCTGGGGCCCGACCGGGTGAAACCCGGCGACGTCATCATCGCGATGGGATCGTCAGGCCTGCATTCCAACGGATACTCGCTGGCGCGCAGCGTCCTGCTCGAGATCGATCGGATGAACCTGGCCGGCTACGTGGAGGAATTCGGCCGCACGCTGGGCGAAGAGTTGCTGGAGCCCACCCGGATCTACGCCAAGGACTGCCTGGCGCTGGCCGCCGAAACCCAAGTCCGCACGTTCTGCCACGTCACCGGTGGCGGACTGGCCGGCAACCTGCAGCGCGTCATCCCGCACGGATTGGTCGCCGAGGTGGACCGCGGCACCTGGACGCCCGCGCCGGTGTTCGCGATGATCGCCCAGCGCGGCCGGGTGGAGCGCGCCGAGATGGAGAAGACCTTCAATATGGGAGTCGGCATGATCGCCGTCGTCGCACCCGAGGACACCGACCGCGCCCTGGCGATTTTGACCGCACGGCACCTGGATTGCTGGGTGCTGGGGACGATCTGCAAGGGCGGAAAAGAAGGCCCGCGCGCCAAACTGGTTGGGCAGCACCCCAGATTTTAA
- a CDS encoding DUF3073 domain-containing protein, giving the protein MGRGRAKAKQTKVARELKYSSPQTDFDRLQRELAGSEADPSSGELDGADESWEREDDWRR; this is encoded by the coding sequence ATGGGCCGCGGCCGGGCTAAGGCAAAGCAGACCAAGGTTGCTCGAGAACTTAAATACAGCTCCCCGCAGACCGACTTCGATCGGCTTCAGCGCGAGCTCGCAGGGTCCGAGGCGGACCCGTCCTCCGGCGAGCTGGATGGCGCCGACGAATCTTGGGAGCGCGAAGACGACTGGCGTCGCTAG
- the ygfZ gene encoding CAF17-like 4Fe-4S cluster assembly/insertion protein YgfZ, whose protein sequence is MTAVPAPDSGPDAGAVWHYGDPFSEQRAAETDAVLVDRSHRAVLTLTGADRQNWLHNISTQHVSELPDGSSTQNLSLDGQGRVEDHWLQTELGGVTYLDTEPWRGEPLLSYLSKMVFWSDVTPAAADLAVLSLIGPRLADRAVLDVLALGALPDELVAIALAGGGFVRRMPAPAGQIELDLLVPRADAAGWQGRFAQAGVRPAGVWAYEAHRVAAVRPRLGVDTDERTIPHEVRWIGGPGAGAVHLDKGCYRGQETVARVHNLGKPPRMLVLLHLDGSVDRPCTGDPVLAGGRAVGRLGTAVDHVDLGPIALALLKRGLPAGTELATGPEASVAAVIDADSLPPSEQIGAGRLAVERLRGGAR, encoded by the coding sequence ATGACTGCAGTACCCGCACCCGATTCGGGACCCGACGCCGGCGCGGTCTGGCACTACGGCGATCCGTTCAGCGAGCAGCGCGCGGCCGAAACCGATGCGGTGCTGGTGGACCGCTCGCACCGCGCGGTCCTGACGCTGACCGGCGCGGACCGGCAGAACTGGCTACACAACATCTCGACCCAGCACGTCAGCGAGCTTCCCGACGGGTCCAGCACCCAGAATCTGAGCTTGGATGGGCAGGGCCGCGTCGAGGACCACTGGCTGCAGACCGAACTCGGCGGCGTCACCTATCTCGACACCGAACCCTGGCGCGGCGAGCCGTTGCTGAGCTACCTGAGCAAGATGGTGTTCTGGTCCGACGTCACGCCGGCCGCCGCCGACCTGGCGGTCTTGTCGCTGATCGGTCCCCGACTGGCCGACCGCGCGGTGCTCGACGTGCTTGCCCTGGGCGCCCTGCCCGACGAGCTGGTCGCCATTGCGCTGGCCGGCGGCGGCTTTGTGCGGCGGATGCCGGCCCCCGCCGGCCAGATCGAGCTCGACCTGCTGGTGCCGCGTGCCGACGCGGCCGGCTGGCAAGGCCGCTTCGCGCAGGCCGGCGTGCGACCGGCCGGGGTGTGGGCTTACGAGGCCCATCGGGTCGCGGCGGTGCGCCCGCGCCTCGGCGTCGACACCGACGAACGCACGATTCCGCACGAGGTGCGGTGGATCGGTGGTCCCGGCGCCGGGGCCGTCCACCTGGACAAGGGCTGCTACCGAGGGCAGGAGACCGTCGCCCGGGTCCACAACCTGGGCAAACCGCCCCGAATGCTGGTGCTGTTGCACCTTGACGGCTCGGTGGACCGACCCTGCACCGGCGACCCGGTGCTGGCGGGCGGGCGTGCGGTGGGACGGCTGGGCACCGCCGTCGATCACGTGGATCTGGGGCCGATCGCGCTGGCGTTGCTCAAGCGGGGACTGCCCGCCGGCACCGAACTGGCGACCGGCCCCGAGGCCTCGGTCGCGGCCGTCATCGACGCCGATTCCCTGCCGCCCAGCGAGCAGATCGGCGCGGGGCGGCTGGCCGTCGAGCGGCTGCGGGGCGGCGCGAGATAA
- a CDS encoding aminodeoxychorismate lyase — protein MIVTLDGEIHPPGAPLLHADDLAAVRGDGAFETLLVRDGGACLVGPHLQRLTQSAKFMDLPEPDLANWRRAIDIATREWVAGSSGEGAMRLIYSRGRESGSGPTAYVMVTAVPERVAVVRSNGVAAITLDRGLPAIGAGEMPWLLAGAKTLSYAVNMAALRHAARQGAGDVIFVSSDGYILEGPRSTVVIATDSYAGPDSNLCLLTPPPWYPILRGTTQQALFEVARSKGYDCDYRALRVSDLLAAQGIWLVSSMTLAARAHTLDGRPLGRSSMTEDFAQLVDAAIVSDR, from the coding sequence GTGATCGTCACCCTCGACGGCGAAATACATCCGCCCGGCGCCCCGCTGCTGCATGCCGACGACCTCGCGGCCGTTCGCGGTGACGGTGCCTTCGAGACCCTGTTGGTCCGTGACGGCGGGGCGTGTCTGGTCGGGCCGCATCTGCAGCGCCTGACCCAGTCGGCCAAGTTCATGGATCTACCCGAGCCGGACCTGGCGAATTGGCGGCGCGCGATCGACATCGCCACCCGGGAATGGGTGGCCGGCTCGTCCGGCGAGGGGGCAATGCGGTTGATCTACAGCCGCGGTCGCGAGAGCGGTTCGGGGCCCACCGCGTACGTGATGGTCACCGCTGTCCCGGAACGGGTGGCCGTGGTTCGCAGCAATGGGGTCGCGGCGATCACGCTGGACCGGGGGCTACCCGCCATCGGTGCCGGCGAGATGCCGTGGCTGCTGGCCGGTGCGAAAACCCTGTCGTACGCGGTGAATATGGCCGCGCTGCGGCACGCCGCCAGGCAGGGCGCCGGCGACGTGATTTTCGTCAGCTCGGACGGCTACATCCTGGAGGGCCCGCGTTCGACGGTGGTGATCGCCACCGATTCGTATGCGGGCCCGGACAGCAATCTGTGCCTGCTGACGCCGCCGCCCTGGTATCCCATCTTGCGTGGCACCACCCAGCAGGCGCTGTTCGAGGTCGCGCGCAGCAAAGGCTACGACTGCGACTACCGGGCGCTACGGGTTTCAGATTTGCTTGCCGCCCAAGGTATCTGGCTGGTTTCCAGCATGACACTGGCGGCCCGTGCGCACACGCTCGATGGCCGCCCGCTGGGCCGCTCATCGATGACCGAGGACTTCGCCCAACTGGTGGACGCGGCGATCGTCAGCGATCGCTGA
- a CDS encoding sensor domain-containing protein, which produces MALFISYSSQDRSTVDALTTALRRGQNQVWFDQELGGDSWWAKILEQIRDCEVFIVALSSNWLQSKPSQAELRYAQALGRPILPVRIGEVDSMRVNPLAALQIIDYREPTVDAGIQLVTAVHALRSKPVPLPDPLPEEPPVPFGYITRLGNTLAEKELSPQQQLQLLVELRSGFDEDGDDPSARGDIAQLLRMLRLRHDVTYRTRSEIDNVLAEIEAKDVSPAGATASPAAAATPAAAPTGANAVTVPTAVSGGGAGGGSNKRLIIIGGAAVAVIAAIAIVVVMTTQGGKTKPAPKASGSNSVPTAADSGVESSKLDTFLLGAPEVGTIVGDPALVPGEKVSQLRSPKYTLSDPECAGAFEPTIAAVYQGASGFTATTGLIVHSPGQDPPLRIIEGISQFSSPDKASAFVQQSADKWKACAGKTVTEKLNGRSFDYTFAQVDGTVPKIAQQRTRADSAKTCHHVLHAEGANVIDVTVCGPDAAPGQAGKIAEQIAARSIQ; this is translated from the coding sequence ATGGCGCTGTTCATCAGCTACTCGAGCCAAGATCGGTCCACGGTCGACGCTTTGACCACCGCGCTTCGCCGCGGGCAGAACCAGGTGTGGTTCGACCAAGAGCTCGGCGGCGACTCGTGGTGGGCCAAAATCCTCGAGCAGATCCGCGACTGTGAGGTGTTCATCGTCGCACTGTCTAGCAACTGGCTGCAATCAAAGCCGAGCCAGGCGGAGCTGCGCTACGCCCAGGCCCTCGGCCGTCCGATCCTTCCGGTCCGGATCGGTGAAGTCGACAGCATGCGCGTGAATCCCCTTGCCGCATTGCAGATCATCGACTACCGGGAGCCGACGGTCGATGCCGGCATTCAGTTGGTCACCGCCGTGCACGCGCTTCGCAGCAAGCCCGTGCCGCTGCCGGATCCGCTGCCCGAAGAGCCCCCGGTGCCGTTCGGCTACATCACCCGGCTGGGCAATACCCTCGCCGAAAAAGAGCTCAGCCCGCAGCAGCAGCTCCAGCTGCTGGTCGAGTTGCGGTCGGGTTTCGACGAGGACGGCGACGACCCCAGCGCCCGCGGCGACATCGCGCAACTGCTGCGCATGCTGCGACTGCGACACGACGTCACCTACCGCACGCGAAGCGAAATCGACAACGTGCTAGCCGAAATCGAAGCCAAGGACGTTTCGCCCGCGGGGGCCACCGCGTCTCCGGCTGCTGCCGCGACTCCCGCGGCAGCACCGACCGGCGCGAACGCGGTCACCGTCCCGACCGCCGTGAGCGGTGGCGGGGCCGGCGGCGGGTCGAACAAGCGGCTGATCATCATCGGCGGTGCCGCGGTGGCGGTCATCGCCGCAATCGCGATCGTGGTGGTGATGACCACCCAGGGCGGCAAAACAAAGCCGGCCCCGAAGGCGTCCGGCTCGAATTCGGTACCGACGGCGGCGGATTCGGGTGTCGAATCGTCGAAGCTGGACACCTTTTTGCTCGGAGCCCCGGAGGTCGGCACCATCGTGGGTGACCCAGCGTTGGTGCCCGGCGAAAAAGTCAGTCAGCTGCGCAGCCCCAAGTACACGCTGTCCGATCCGGAGTGCGCCGGCGCTTTCGAGCCCACCATCGCGGCGGTCTACCAGGGCGCCAGCGGATTCACCGCGACCACGGGGCTGATCGTGCACTCGCCCGGACAGGACCCGCCGCTGCGGATCATCGAGGGTATCTCGCAATTCTCGTCGCCCGATAAGGCGAGCGCGTTCGTCCAGCAATCCGCGGACAAGTGGAAGGCCTGCGCCGGAAAGACGGTGACCGAGAAGCTCAATGGCAGAAGCTTTGATTACACGTTCGCTCAAGTCGATGGGACCGTGCCCAAGATTGCGCAGCAGCGCACCCGCGCGGACAGCGCAAAGACATGCCACCACGTGCTGCACGCGGAGGGCGCCAACGTCATCGACGTGACGGTGTGCGGCCCGGATGCCGCTCCCGGCCAAGCCGGCAAAATTGCCGAACAGATCGCGGCGCGAAGCATTCAATAG